In the genome of Caulobacter flavus, the window CGCCGCTGGGCAGCTTGACGAAGCCGGCCTCCTGGATCCCGTCCTTGGCGTCGATCCGCAGCCGCTCGGCCGTCTGGTGCTGCAGGAACCCACGCGTCGCCGCCGCGCCGCCCACGACCGCGATCGACACGGCCGCCACCCCGACCGCGCCCAGGCGCAGCCACGTCTTCAGCTTGCTCATCTCGGTTTATCCCCGTACATTGATTTACAGGCGTAGACTGCATAAGGCGGTTATTTTTACAAGCGTAGTTTTGCGAATGGAAGCGCAAAGAACCTCCCCGTCTGGGGGAGGCGATCGCGCAGCGATCGGTGGGGGAATTGATGCGGGACCAGCCGGCGCTTCGGAAGCTGAGAACGTCCCCCCTCCGGCCCTCTGGGCCACCTCCCCCAGAGGGGACCGCTGCAATACGCCTCTGTAGGAGTGCTGGGGACGCGGAGTGGTCGTTCTGAGGCCTCCTTTTGGAGGTCTCAGGTCGATCGGGACGGACGGGTGGCGTGATCAGGCCGTCAGGATGGCGGCGCGGCGCAGGTTGAAGGCCATGGCGGTGAGCAGCACTTGGCCGGCGGCCTTGGCCATCCCCAGATAGCGAACCCGCGTCAGACCCATGCGGCGCTTCCAGGTGGCGAAAGTGGTTTCCACGGCGGCGCGACGACGGGCGATCAGGTCGTTAAGGCGCTTCTGGCGATCGCTCAGGGGATGATAGCGGTTGGGGCGGCGCATCAGTCTGGGCTTCACGCCGGCCTGCTTGAGCCGATCGCGGCGAGCGTGGGTGTCATAGGCCTTGTCGGCGTAGACGGCCGCCTCGTCGCCCCGGATCAGGGCGTCGGCCGGGACGGTGTCGTTGACGTTTGCGGGGGTGGTGATCACCGCCCGCACCAAGCCCGAGCCCTGATCGACATTCACGTGGGCCTTGTAGCCGTAGGTCGAGCCAGACTTGCCCTTGTGCTTGGCGAAGGCCGCGTCGGGGTCCCTGGCCTTCGCCAGGGCATCGGGACCGCCCCGGGGACGTGGCGTGGCCGCCTCGATCAAGGTGGCGTCCAGCATCGCGCCCTGCTTGAGCACCAGGCCCGCGCCTTCCAACTGGCGATCCAGCTCGTCGAACAGCCGCTCGAGCAATCGCTGGCTCACCAACCGGTTACGAAACCGGCACAGCGTCGTGTGATCGGGAACCGCGTCCTCCAGGCTCAGCCCCACAAACCGGCTGAACGAAAGGCTGTCGCCCAGCCGGAACTCCAGCTCAGCGTCCGATAACCCGTACCAGGCCTGCAGCAGGAGCGCCTTGAACAGCAGCAGCGGCCGGTAGCCCGGACGTCCCGGGCCATCCTCGCGAAGACCCGCCAGGGCCTTCTCGAAGCCCGACCAGTCCACCAGCGCCGACACTCGATCCAACGCCGCGCTGCCCGCCCGGCGACCAGCGCCGATCTCTCCAAATCCAAGCTGGCCCGTCGCCTTCACCGACATCGCAATCCTCCCGCTTCAACGCCAAGGAATCACAGCCAGCCAATTTCGCAACAGTCCCCCAGAGGGGGAGGAGCTTTGGGATTCGCCTTCCTCGTCCTCGCGCCCCGAACTCGCGCACCAACGTTCTCCAACCTCTGGACGGATCGTCTCAACAGGCGGATGCTTCCGAACTTCACGGTCCAGCTTGGGAGGGCTTGATGACCGCTGTGAACACCCTGTCCGCAGGGGGCAAGACCCCGTGGCATGTCTGGCTGGTCGGCGTGGTCGCCGTGCTGTTCAACGCCATCGGCGTCTTCGACTTTACGATGAGCATGGCGCAGGGCGAGGCCTACATGGCCAGCGCCGGCATGACGCCCGACCAGATCGGCCACTATCGCGAGATGCCCGCCTGGATGACGCTCGTCTGGGCGATCGGCGTGTTCGGCGCCTTCGGGGCCTCGGTGCTGGTGCTGCTGCGCCGGAAGCTGGCCTTCGGCGTCTTCGCCGTCTCGCTGGCGGCGTTCCTGGTCAGCCTAGCCTACACCTACCTGCTGACGGACGGCGGCAAGGTGATGGGCCAGCAGATGGCGATCACCAGCGCCGTCATCGCGGCGCTGCTGGCGTTCTTCACCTGGTACGCCTGGGCGATGGGGAAGCGCGGGGTGTTGAGGTAGGACTTCAAGCCCCTCCCCCTTCCCGTCATTCCCGCCCTTGTGGCGGGAAGCCCTCTGTAAGCCGCAAGGGCAGGAGGGGCGGCGTGCCGGGCACGCCGCTGGCGTCTCACGTGTCAACGGAACCAGGGGTTCCCGCCACAAGGGCGGGAATGACGGGAGTATAGGTGGGCTGACCTAGGCCCGCTTGGCCTTCGGCCTCACCAGGCCGTTGACCGCGGCGCGGAAGGCCTCGCCGCGGGCTTCGAAGTCGCTGAACTGGTCGAACGAGGCGCAGGCCGGCGACAGCAGGACGATGGCGTCCTGGCCGCTGGCGGCGGCGTCGGCATGGGCGGCGGCGACGGCGGTCTCGATGTCGCCGCATTGCTTGACCGGGGCCTTGCCGTCCAGGGTCTTGCCGAACGCCTCGGCCGCCTGGCCGATAAGGTAGGCGCAGGCGACGCGCGGGAACAGGTCGGCCAGGTCCTCGATGCCGCCGGCCTTGGGCACGCCGCCGGCGATCCAGTAGAACTTGGGATAGCTCGACATCGCCTGGCGGGCGGCGTCGGCGTTGGTGGCCTTGCTGTCGTTGACGAAGGCGACCTTGCCGATCTTGCCGACCGTCTCCATGCGGTGCGCCAGGCCCGGGAAGGTCATCAGGCCCTCGACCGCCTGCTGGGGCGGGATGCCGATGGCGATGGCCGCGGCGTAGGCGGCGGCCGCATTTTGCCAGTTGTGGCGGCCGGGCAGGCTTCTGGCTCGAAGAAGATCGGCCATTTCGGTAACGCGTTCGCCGGTGGCGTCGTACAGCACGCCTTGCAGGGCGTAGACGCCCCGACCCATGGCCTTGCCGGCGCTGATCGGCCAGATGGTGCGGCGGTTGGCGGCGGTGATCTCGGTGCAGATCTGCTGGCACCAGGGATCGTCGACCCCGATGATCGCCGTGTCGCCCTTGCCCTGGTTCAGGAAGATGCGGCGCTTGGCGGCGATGTAGCCTTCCATCGAGCCGTGGCGGTCGATGTGGTCGGGCGACAGGTTGAGCAGAACCGTGGCGTCGGCGTGCAGGCTGGAGGTCAGGTCCAGCTGGTAGCTCGACAGCTCCAGCACGTAGACCGCGCCGCCGTGCATGTCTTCCAGGCCCAGGATCCCGGCGCCGATGTTGCCGCCGACGCGGGTGTCGCGGCCGGCCTGCCGGCAGACGTGGCCGATCAGGGCAGTGGTGGTCGACTTGCCGTTGGTGCCGGTGATGGCGATGATCTTCGGCTTCTTGTGCTCGGGCGCGGCGTTGACCGTGCGGGCGAAGAGCTCGACGTCGCCCAGGATCTCGACGCCGGCCGCCTTGGCCGCCTCGACGGTCCAGTGGGGCTTGGGATGGGTCAGCGGCACGCCGGGCGACAGCATCAGCGCGGCGAACTGGCTCCAGTCGGCCGTGGACAGGTCGACGACGGGCAGGCCCTCGGCGCGGGCGGCCTCGCGGCCGGCCTCCTTCTCGTCCCACAGCGCCACCTTGGCGCCGCCGGCGATCAGGGCGCGCGCGGCCGTCAGGCCGGTGCGGCCCAGGCCGAACACCGCGACCGTCTTGTCCTCGAACCCACGGACCGGGATCATCCTACGCCCTCCCCTACCGCAGCTTCAGCGTGGCGAGACCGACGAACGACAGCATCATGGCGACGATCCAGAAACGGACGACGACGGTGCTCTCGGCCCAGCCCAGCTTTTCGAAATGGTGATGGATCGGCGCCATCAGGAAGATGCGCTTGCCGGTCTTCTTGAAGTAGGCGACCTGGATCATCACGCTCAGCGCCTCGGCCACGAACAGGCCGCCGACGATGCCCAGCACCAGCTCGTGCTTGGCGCACACGGCGATCGAACCCAGCGCGCCGCCGAGGGCCAGCGAGCCGGTGTCGCCCATGAAGATCTTTGCCGGCGGAGCGTTGTACCAGAGGAAGCCCATGCCGCCGCCGATGATCGCGCCGCAGACCACGGCCAGTTCGCCGACGCTGGGCACGAAGTGCAGGTTCAGATAGTCGGCGAACTTGTAGTTACCGACGAGGTAGGCGATCAGGCCGAAAGTCGAGGCGGCGAACATCACCGGCACGATGGCCAGGCCGTCCAGGCCGTCGGTCAGGTTCACGGCGTTGGAGAAGCCGGCGATCGTGATCGCGGCGAAGGCCACGTAGAACCAGCCGAGATTGATCACCAGGTTCTTGAGGATCGGGAAGACCAGCGAGGTCTCGAGCCCCGGCGTCATCTGCGACTTCGGCGCGAAGATGATCAGGGCCACGGCCGCCAGGATCGAGACGATGAACTGGGCGACAAGCTTCTGGCCGCTGGAAAGGCCGGCGGTCGTCTGCTTGGTGACCTTGGCGTAGTCGTCCATGAAGCCCAGCACGCCGAAGGCCGCGGTGATACCCAGCACCACCCAGACGTGGACGTTGCGCAGGTCGGCGAACAGCAGCGAGCCGACGAACAGGCCGGCCAGGATCATGAAGCCGCCCATGGTGGGCGTGCCGGACTTCTCCAGCACGTGGCGCTCGATGCCGTCGGTGCGGATCGGCTGGCCCTTGCCCTGCTTGGCCTTCATCCAGCGGATGAAGCGCGAGCCCATGGCTACGGCCACGATGTAGGCCGTCAGCATCGACATGCCGGTGCGGAAGGTCAGGTACTTCAGCAGGTTCAGGACCGGCACGTGCTCGTGCCCGCCGCGCGAGAGCCATTCGTAGAGGAAATACAGCATCAGACTTGTTCCCGCCGGCCGAGCGCGGACAGGGCGGCGGCGACAGCGCCGGCCCGTGACCCGTTCGACCCCTTCACCATCACCACGTCGCCGGGCTGCATGGCCGCGACGATCTGCTGCGCCAACGCGGGCGCGGCGTCCGCATAGCCGCCCCGGCGCTCCTGCGGAAGCGCGTTCCACAGCGACATCATTAACGGGCCGGCGCAGAAGACGAGATCGATGCCGGCCTTCTCGATCGCGTCCGCCAGTTCCGCGTGGAAGCGCGGGCTGTCGGGCCCCAGCTCCAGCATGTCGGTCAGGGCCACGATCCGGCGGCCCGCGACCTTGCGCGCGCCCAGCGTGGCCAGGGCCGCCTGCATCGACACCGGATTGGCGTTGTAGCTCTCGTCGACCAGGGTGAAGGCGCCGCCGTCGATGGCGATCTCCTGCTCGGCCCCGCGCCCTTCGATCGGCGCGAAATCGGCCAGGGCGGCCAGGGCCGTGGCGCGGTCGACGCCCAGCGCCTCCAGCATCAGCAGCACGCACAGGCTGTTGGGGCCCCAGTGCACGCCCGTCTGGCGGATCGGGAAGGAGGCGGCCTGGCCGTCCAGCTCGGCGACGACCGTCGCGCCGGCCCCTTCGACCACGAAGTCGACGAGGCGGGCGCTCGTCCCGTCGCGGCCGAAGCTGCGCACGACGGCGCCGGCCGTCTCGGCCTCGGCCTTCAGCAGGTCGAACCACTGATTGTCGGCGTTCAGCACGGCGACGCCGCCGGGCTCCAGCCCGTCGAAGATCTCGGCCTTGGCGCGGGCGACGCCGATCTCGCCGTCGGCGAAGTTCTCCAGGTGCACCGGGCCGACCGTGGTGATCGCCACCGCGTGCGGGCGGATGAACTTCGACAGCGGCGTGATCTCGTCGGCGTGGTTCATGCCGACCTCGAACACCGCGCGCTCCGTGTCGCGCGGCATGCGAGCCAGGGTCAGCGGCACGCCGATATGGTTGTTGTACGACTTGACCGAGGCGTGGGCCTTGCCGGCGCGGCGCAGGCCGGCCTCGACGGCGCGGGTGACGCTGGTCTTGCCGACCGAGCCGGTGACCGCGCCGCGACGGGCCTGGGGCGCGCGTTCGCGGGCGGCGACGCCCAGGGCTTCCAGGGCCGCGAAGGTATCGGCGACGACGACGGCGGGGGTCTCGACGGCTTGCGAGACCAGCGCGCCGGCCGCGCCCTTGGCGGCGGTCTGGGCGACGAACTCGTGGCCGTCGCGCACGCCGGCCAGGGCGACGAACAGGTCGCCCGGCTCGACCGTGCGGCTGTCGATCGACACGCCGTTGGCGGCAAAGTCGCCGGCGACCTGGCCGCCCGTCGCGGCGGCGATCTCTTCAGCCGTCCAGAGGGCTTCAGGCATCGACGGCCTCCAGCGCACTCAGGGTCTCGGCCACGTCGTCGAACGGGTGGACGACGCCGGCGACGGTCTGGCCCTGCTCGTGGCCCTTGCCGGCGACGACCAGCACGTCGCCGTCCTGAAGAAGGGCGACGCCGGCGCGGATGGCCTCGCGGCGGTCACCGATCTCGCGCGCGCCCGGGGCGGCGGCGAGGATGGCGGCGCGGATGCTGGCGGGATCTTCCGAGCGCGGATTGTCGTCGGTGACGATGGCGACGTCGGCCAGGCGCGCGGCGATCTCGCCCATCTGCGGACGCTTGGTGCGGTCACGGTCGCCGCCGGCGCCGAACACGGCCACCAGCTTGCCGCGCACGTGCGGGCGCAGGGCCTTCAGCACCGTCTCCAGGCCGTCGGGGGTGTGGGCGTAGTCGACATAGGCCTCGCCCTTGCCGGTTCCCTTGCCCACGCGCTGCAGCCGGCCGGCGGCGCCTTCCAGCTTTTCCAGGGCGGACAGCACGGCGTCGAGATCCTCGCCCGCGGCCAGCACCAGTCCGGCGGCGACCAGCACGTTCGACGCCTGGAAGTCGCCGGCCAGCGGCAGGCGGACTTCGAACTGACGGTCCTGGGCCTCGATCTTCAGCAGCTGGCCCCAGGGGGCAGGCTCGCGCGAGATCAGCTTCAGGCCCTGGCCCTGCTCGCCCACCGACAGGATGGTCTCGCCCGAGGTCACGGCGGCGGCGGCGAAGGCGGGGAAGGCGTCGCTGTCGGCGTTGAGCACGGCGGTCGCGCCGCGCGGCAGCAGGGCTTCGAACAGCCGCAGCTTGGCGGCCCGGTAGCAGCCCATGGTGCCGTGATAGTCCAGGTGGTCCTGGGTGAAGTTGGTGAAGCCGGCGGCGCTGATCTTC includes:
- a CDS encoding IS5 family transposase, giving the protein MSVKATGQLGFGEIGAGRRAGSAALDRVSALVDWSGFEKALAGLREDGPGRPGYRPLLLFKALLLQAWYGLSDAELEFRLGDSLSFSRFVGLSLEDAVPDHTTLCRFRNRLVSQRLLERLFDELDRQLEGAGLVLKQGAMLDATLIEAATPRPRGGPDALAKARDPDAAFAKHKGKSGSTYGYKAHVNVDQGSGLVRAVITTPANVNDTVPADALIRGDEAAVYADKAYDTHARRDRLKQAGVKPRLMRRPNRYHPLSDRQKRLNDLIARRRAAVETTFATWKRRMGLTRVRYLGMAKAAGQVLLTAMAFNLRRAAILTA
- the murD gene encoding UDP-N-acetylmuramoyl-L-alanine--D-glutamate ligase, which produces MIPVRGFEDKTVAVFGLGRTGLTAARALIAGGAKVALWDEKEAGREAARAEGLPVVDLSTADWSQFAALMLSPGVPLTHPKPHWTVEAAKAAGVEILGDVELFARTVNAAPEHKKPKIIAITGTNGKSTTTALIGHVCRQAGRDTRVGGNIGAGILGLEDMHGGAVYVLELSSYQLDLTSSLHADATVLLNLSPDHIDRHGSMEGYIAAKRRIFLNQGKGDTAIIGVDDPWCQQICTEITAANRRTIWPISAGKAMGRGVYALQGVLYDATGERVTEMADLLRARSLPGRHNWQNAAAAYAAAIAIGIPPQQAVEGLMTFPGLAHRMETVGKIGKVAFVNDSKATNADAARQAMSSYPKFYWIAGGVPKAGGIEDLADLFPRVACAYLIGQAAEAFGKTLDGKAPVKQCGDIETAVAAAHADAAASGQDAIVLLSPACASFDQFSDFEARGEAFRAAVNGLVRPKAKRA
- the mraY gene encoding phospho-N-acetylmuramoyl-pentapeptide-transferase — its product is MLYFLYEWLSRGGHEHVPVLNLLKYLTFRTGMSMLTAYIVAVAMGSRFIRWMKAKQGKGQPIRTDGIERHVLEKSGTPTMGGFMILAGLFVGSLLFADLRNVHVWVVLGITAAFGVLGFMDDYAKVTKQTTAGLSSGQKLVAQFIVSILAAVALIIFAPKSQMTPGLETSLVFPILKNLVINLGWFYVAFAAITIAGFSNAVNLTDGLDGLAIVPVMFAASTFGLIAYLVGNYKFADYLNLHFVPSVGELAVVCGAIIGGGMGFLWYNAPPAKIFMGDTGSLALGGALGSIAVCAKHELVLGIVGGLFVAEALSVMIQVAYFKKTGKRIFLMAPIHHHFEKLGWAESTVVVRFWIVAMMLSFVGLATLKLR
- a CDS encoding UDP-N-acetylmuramoyl-tripeptide--D-alanyl-D-alanine ligase yields the protein MPEALWTAEEIAAATGGQVAGDFAANGVSIDSRTVEPGDLFVALAGVRDGHEFVAQTAAKGAAGALVSQAVETPAVVVADTFAALEALGVAARERAPQARRGAVTGSVGKTSVTRAVEAGLRRAGKAHASVKSYNNHIGVPLTLARMPRDTERAVFEVGMNHADEITPLSKFIRPHAVAITTVGPVHLENFADGEIGVARAKAEIFDGLEPGGVAVLNADNQWFDLLKAEAETAGAVVRSFGRDGTSARLVDFVVEGAGATVVAELDGQAASFPIRQTGVHWGPNSLCVLLMLEALGVDRATALAALADFAPIEGRGAEQEIAIDGGAFTLVDESYNANPVSMQAALATLGARKVAGRRIVALTDMLELGPDSPRFHAELADAIEKAGIDLVFCAGPLMMSLWNALPQERRGGYADAAPALAQQIVAAMQPGDVVMVKGSNGSRAGAVAAALSALGRREQV
- a CDS encoding UDP-N-acetylmuramoyl-L-alanyl-D-glutamate--2,6-diaminopimelate ligase, whose translation is MTKTLSQILHRPFDADPAIAGVTADSRKVREGFLFAALPGSKVDGRTFVPGAIASGAAAILAPDDVTGLSVPTAHATDIRRAYALAAAEFWAAQPATVIAVTGTNGKTSVAGFARQIFALLGKKAASMGTLGVVVSAPGVPDEQLTPPGLTTPDAADVAEMAARLAGMGVTHLAVEASSHGIDQRRLDGLKISAAGFTNFTQDHLDYHGTMGCYRAAKLRLFEALLPRGATAVLNADSDAFPAFAAAAVTSGETILSVGEQGQGLKLISREPAPWGQLLKIEAQDRQFEVRLPLAGDFQASNVLVAAGLVLAAGEDLDAVLSALEKLEGAAGRLQRVGKGTGKGEAYVDYAHTPDGLETVLKALRPHVRGKLVAVFGAGGDRDRTKRPQMGEIAARLADVAIVTDDNPRSEDPASIRAAILAAAPGAREIGDRREAIRAGVALLQDGDVLVVAGKGHEQGQTVAGVVHPFDDVAETLSALEAVDA